The nucleotide sequence AACTACTACATAATATCTGATTGTTTaatatcattcttttttttcaaaaaataaaggtcacattattaaatataatttaataaccaattttttaatttctaccGTTACTATAGTTTACACTagaattaaaaatctaaacaCGCCAGAGAAAAATAGACCTACATAAGTTAAACTAGTGGCATGGAAGTTGATCTAAACCTCTCGGGTACCCACAAATCaagacttttcttttcttttattttttttaagtaaatatttattatatctatatttaaaaatccTACTCTTTACGATTAATATGTAGATGAGAAATCTATATTCAAACCTATTAAGAACAAGGCTTCAAACctatatatagattaatatataGATGAAAAAATCTATATTCAAATATAGATGAAAAATCTATATTCAAATGTAGAGAACAAGGCTTCAaatctattaagaaaaatttataaattataattttatttaattctaattattttaatcatattttttattaaaaaacttgctcttcttgttttTCACGTACGGGTCATCACCCATTTCAAACCGTAAAACTCAGGTTTGGGAAGGCTAACCGCCAAACGTCTCTCGACCAATTTTACGTATTTCAGGGGAGTTGATAATCGTAAAACTTTAACCCgcaaatcataaaatttaaaaaatggaaaattaaaaaaaaataaactgaagATGTAAATCAAATCAACTTTAAATGTAGACATTTTTGAAGTATAGATTTGGTAAATTCCTAACTctataaataaaatctaaaaatcataatttgaattataatttaaactatGTTAAACTGACGATTtaaactattttgattatatcaATAACTTgaactattttaaaaattgatttgatttatattattaattcatTTATTGATCTTCCGTTTcttagatatttttaattttctggaTACAATTTGACCGATTATAAGTTTCCCGGAAGCACGTAAAATTAGGTCGTGTTATATATGTAACCCTACTTATAAccctatttaaaaaaataaagactcTATCAAATAATAAAGTCTTATTAGtccttattttaattttaatacaaaCTAAATATTATGACGATAAGAGcacttttaaactttaatataaaccaattaaaatactttagtattttatatcACCTTTTTTTATAACcaacttatattatattttatattaaattatgtttATTAAATAACattaatacaaaattatttttttaatattttttataaaaagactTTAAGAtcaacttgaatttaaattatttttattagataatattatatattttataatatagatatattaaatcaAGATTTCGttaaagattaaaattatttcgaattttaatttggaaTCTTAATTTTAAACCTTATCATGATAAGGTGGTTTTTCCAACTTATCAAATAAGATTCAATAACCTATAGATCTTTATCATTCCGAACTAGCCTTTTTTTATAAAGCCGATTTTTTATTAAAGCAAACTGTCTTTTCGTCTCTATTTAAAGTATTAAGTCCGAAATAGGGTCTTGATTTGCCccgaactttaaaaataaaccagtttcttgaaataaaacaaaatgagTCACCATGACTCTACTTTTTTATTAATCTTCTGACACATAATAAATAGCAGAattattttaaatcttctgCCACTTAATAAATGACAGAAAAGAGattgtttatattatatatattaggatcattaatatatttttaaaattgtttagtatatattaatattgttGGATAAGTGTTAAAATtgttagtttatttttaaaattattaagtgTATATTAAGatcattaaaatatttttgagattgctttatatttttttattattaatatacttGTACCACTTACTAAGCACAAAGATTAAAAAACAGGTTATACTATGACTCAACCGTTTTTTTATTAATTGACtggtttattttaaaatttcgttattaaactatttaatctttaaaCATATCTTGATCTTAAGGGTGCGAAAGGGGGGATACATTGGTTTTAGGAAGCAGCGAAAGGTGGGCAAACATCTGCTTACGGTCTAAAAAGATATGAAATAAAAAGAGCAGCAGTAGGAAGAGAAGAGTTAGTTGCCAACTCTAGGTACAGCCGGAGTTAGTTTGCCACCTTTAGGTACAGCCCTCGGAGTCTTCCTACCACTACTCTTGTTTCTTTATATGTTGTTAAAGAGGTGTATGTtgttaaagaggatattctaaGCAACCGGTGTGGTGGGGTGCGGGGGCTGATATTTAAGCTGGGTCTTGACGTCCATGGTAGTTCCGTAAGATTTATGTGTGCTTCGTCCCGACCCGTAAATCTATtcaagtctatatatatatatgaggcaACTCTTCAACTCTTCCGCTCGCTGGTACTTACATTGTCCTCCTCTTCCACATAaacaaccaccaccaccaccacttgCTCCTCCACCTCAACATCCTTATCTCCTTGTTCATCTCcttgctcctcctcctcttgcTCCGCCTCAACATCCTCATCTCCTTGCTAATCTTCTtgtccctcctcctcctcctcctcctcaacaACCATCGccgcctcctcgtcctcctcgtcttcctcctcgtcgtcgtcatcgGTTACCGAGGTTGCGACAATTTCGGCACCACCCCCGCTATTGTCTCTGCCACTAGCACCCCTCGTGGAGGATGGTGGGGTATCGTTTTAGGGAAGGACCGCGGGAGAGGCAGCGGATGCGGCGGAAGAAGGAGTGGCAAGAGGAGAAAGAACTCTTAAACATACTCTTAACCAAAATCTTATTGATGTTTGCGTAAGTCGTCACATCAAatgcttaattattatttgCTAATTTTCCTACATCTCAGACCGACAAAGCATCAATGTTAGATGAGGCTATTGGATACTTGAAATCTCTTCAACTTCAGGTTCAGGTAGGAAATCGTGAATACCGAAACTACGtcttttatttacatatatgtaTCCTATAATCTTATTCTAATGCGAAGCCACTTCACTCTGTGATTTAGATATGACTCAACTTGAAATAAGGATGTTATCGTAAGAAACTGCGCAAATGATTTCACTGGGATTAATGTGTAAAATGCCCTTGTGTCTGTGCAACAGATGATGTGGATGGGTAGCGGAATGGCGCAAATGATGTTCCCCGGTGTCCATCAATAAAATTTGAGGAAGAAGTAGAGAGAGCTAGAGCTACACAGGAAACTAACATGGCTTTGGCCTTGGCGGGTCAGTCCGCGGCGTCGGTCGTAATCGAGAAGCTGATCAGCACGGCCGTATCCTACGTGGGGGAGCGCGGCGCCGGGCTGAGCGACGTGCAGAAGGAGATCCAGAGGCTTCGTCAGGCTTTTCCACGGATTCGAGCGATCTTGACTTTCGTCGAGGAGGGGCAGACTGTCACTACGAAGCAAAACGAGGGGCTGGACGCCTGGCTGTGGCAACTCAGAGATGCTGTCGATCAGGCGGAGGATGTGCTTGATGAGATGGAGTACTACAAGCTGGAGAAGGCAGTGCAGGCTGGAGATAACAAAGTACGACAAGGTACTGAACTCAACTTGAAGAGAAAGTTTACTGAGTTTGCTAACAATATCTTTGGAAATGACGACACCTTGAAGAGGTTGAGGGAGGCCGTGAAGGCGTTAGATCATGTTGCTGCTGGTAGTGAACCTTTACTTCAGCTTGTTACGCAGCTATACAATTCGGATGTTAAGCGTCAAAGGGAAGATGAGATACGAAATGCCCGTGAGACTAGCTCCTTCTTAACTGAGGATACAATTTGCGGCCGGGACACGGAGAAGGAAAGGATAGTTGAATGGTTGACAAAACCGGCAAGCGATGAGCCGGAGAATATTGCTTCTGCAACTGTCGGAGAGGTCTCGGCTTTTGCGATCGTTGGCATGGGTGGGTTGGGAAAAACCACTCTCGCGCAGTTCATCTACCACGATGAAAAAGTGCGGCGGTGCTTCGACTTGGTTTTGTGGGTGTGTGTTTCCGATCAATTTGATGTGGCTATGCTGACAAGAAAGATCTTGGAAGCGGCGAAGGTTCGGGATAGCCTTGGCGACAAGAGCCTTAATACAATTCAAGAGATTCTTAAAGAAAAGCTGATCTCCAAGAAGTTTCTTCTTGTACTAGACGATGTATGGGCTGATAATAAAATTCTTCAATGGAAGAACTTGGTGAGTCCTTTAAAATTTGGACGACATGGAAGCAAGATTCTGTTGACAACTCGAATGGATTCAGTGGCGGACACGGTGGCCAGTGTTCTACGATGTAAAAAAGAATCTTTAAAATTAAGTGGGTTAGAAAAAGCTGATTTTATGCATCTTTTCAATACGCATGCATTTGCTGGAACGAATATTGATGATCACGGAAACTTAAAATTGATCGGTGAGCAAATAGCAAAGAAGCTTGGGGGATGCCCATTGGCAGCAAAAATTTTGGGCGGATGTTTGAACTCTTGCATGGATGAAAAATACTGGACAAgaattttgaatgaaaattttctaaatttgcaAGAAAGTGAGGACAACATTATGATGATTCTGAGATTGAGCTATCATCATCTGCCGACAAGCTTGCAAATTTGCTTTAGATACTGCAGTATATTTCCTAAGGATCATGTGTTTCGAAAGAATAAGCTTGTCCATATGTGGATAGGTTCTGGGTTAATCAAGCGACCAATACGTGAAAAGCGAAGTTTAGAGGATATAGGAGAGGAGTATTTAAACCATCTGGCAAGAAAATCCCTTTTTGATGTCAAACTAAGCGAGGAAGGTTATGTCATGCATGATCTGTTGCATGATCTAGCTCAGCTTGTCTCTTCAGGGGAATGTTTGGGAATTGAAGATGATGGTTCTAGAGATATTCCCGAAACAATCCGCCACTTATATGTCAACAGGGTACCTGTCAACAAGGTAAACCCTCTTATGATCTCCCATCTCAAGAACTTACGCACCCTTATTATTCATTTAAACAAGAGTTTCACTGCAGTAGATTTTAATAAGGttctaaaagatttaaaaagcTTACGCTTTCTACGAGTGACCGCAGCTGCTGACTATAAGTTTCCAGATGAAGTTGGTAAACTCATTCACCTCCGctacctctccctcttcctcttcctctcttcaaGGAGTGACAGAGAAAATGAGATATTTATTCTACCTCAATCTGTGTATAGACTCTATCACCTAGAAGTAATGCAGCTTCAGGCAGAGAAAGATCTTTTGATACTGGATGGAATGGACAAGATTCCTTGGATTTGCAAATTCAAAGCAATTCAGGAGTTAGACCATTTCCGTGTCCATCAATTAAAAAACCTGCAAAGCCTCCGAGAATTAGGCATTAGTAGTCTGGAAAATGTAACGAGTCCCGAAGAGGCTGCAGATGCCAACTTGATTGAGAGAAAAAATCTTTATAAATTGTCACTCCGTTGGTCTAGGAATCGCTCTGGTGGTCTAGAGGTAGATGAGCCACTTCTTGATAATTTAAGACCACATACCAATCTCAAGAAACTAGAAATTGAAGGATATGCCGGAGTTAGATCTCCATGTTGGATGACGGAGAAATCTTCTCTTTCTATTATAAGGTCTATCACACTATCCAACTGTGAGAGATGGGAGAACCTCCCACCTTTTGGGCAACTTCCTTTGCTCGAGTTTCTTTATTTAGAAAGCATGCAGGCTGTAAAGAAATTATGTTGTCCAAGAAGTGTTGGTGGTTGCGCCTTTCCATCACTACAGAAGCTATACTTGCACAGCATGCCGGACTTGGAGTTGTTCGAAGGCGAGCACATGTTCCCTCTGCTTAATGAATTGGAAATACGTTCTTGTCCTAGCTTGAAGGGTTTGCCTGCTTTGCCTCTTACTCTAAGTCGACTGGTTATTTGGAAGGCCGGATTGACTTCTCTTCCGATGATGCAACAAGATTGCAGTAGCGGCCAAGGACGAGCATCGTGCTCAT is from Ananas comosus cultivar F153 unplaced genomic scaffold, ASM154086v1, whole genome shotgun sequence and encodes:
- the LOC109705959 gene encoding disease resistance protein RGA2-like yields the protein MALALAGQSAASVVIEKLISTAVSYVGERGAGLSDVQKEIQRLRQAFPRIRAILTFVEEGQTVTTKQNEGLDAWLWQLRDAVDQAEDVLDEMEYYKLEKAVQAGDNKVRQGTELNLKRKFTEFANNIFGNDDTLKRLREAVKALDHVAAGSEPLLQLVTQLYNSDVKRQREDEIRNARETSSFLTEDTICGRDTEKERIVEWLTKPASDEPENIASATVGEVSAFAIVGMGGLGKTTLAQFIYHDEKVRRCFDLVLWVCVSDQFDVAMLTRKILEAAKVRDSLGDKSLNTIQEILKEKLISKKFLLVLDDVWADNKILQWKNLVSPLKFGRHGSKILLTTRMDSVADTVASVLRCKKESLKLSGLEKADFMHLFNTHAFAGTNIDDHGNLKLIGEQIAKKLGGCPLAAKILGGCLNSCMDEKYWTRILNENFLNLQESEDNIMMILRLSYHHLPTSLQICFRYCSIFPKDHVFRKNKLVHMWIGSGLIKRPIREKRSLEDIGEEYLNHLARKSLFDVKLSEEGYVMHDLLHDLAQLVSSGECLGIEDDGSRDIPETIRHLYVNRVPVNKVNPLMISHLKNLRTLIIHLNKSFTAVDFNKVLKDLKSLRFLRVTAAADYKFPDEVGKLIHLRYLSLFLFLSSRSDRENEIFILPQSVYRLYHLEVMQLQAEKDLLILDGMDKIPWICKFKAIQELDHFRVHQLKNLQSLRELGISSLENVTSPEEAADANLIERKNLYKLSLRWSRNRSGGLEVDEPLLDNLRPHTNLKKLEIEGYAGVRSPCWMTEKSSLSIIRSITLSNCERWENLPPFGQLPLLEFLYLESMQAVKKLCCPRSVGGCAFPSLQKLYLHSMPDLELFEGEHMFPLLNELEIRSCPSLKGLPALPLTLSRLVIWKAGLTSLPMMQQDCSSGQGRASCSSSSHPALFKLSICECPNLTSLDGFMLQQQCFPALKSLYIVGCENLRHLPEKFFQKLPSLKDLAIIMCPNLTTHGILDDRLPETLRQLALVSNDDFDLPLLESLPKSNNLHSLDISGCASMTSLLPTAEVFPRLSELRIWNCKELSSLDGLQALLPLKTLRIAGCDKLVELSLLQPPLGLTNTSPTDLVLRDLDIDRPALLRVEPLRNLNNSVSSLSISDGTELTSLDEQWLLQNRNSLQRLVIEKASSLESLPPSMIDLQSLHDLEIHDARLLRSIPELPASMKNLKISGCRPELKEYIEGSGKFANIPSVEVIEKSS